A section of the Macadamia integrifolia cultivar HAES 741 chromosome 9, SCU_Mint_v3, whole genome shotgun sequence genome encodes:
- the LOC122088332 gene encoding selT-like protein — translation MYRVQMLLVGLPVFLFCSDLLNLFALSPPKPSHPHPHHHHHHHPPQQEVRSTPDFSTQKTGSAGGIGYGNTINIRFCSSCSYGGTAMTMKKMLETSFPGIDVIPANHPPKLPKRLLSKVVPVVQVGVIGILMAGEQIFPRLGYMTPPPWYFSLRANRFGTIASTWLLGNVVQSFLQSSGAFEVYCNGELVFSKLKEQRFPSEFELRELVNQKLGNSRFVDAGRDWSHRTGEMKSF, via the exons ATGTATCGAGTTCAAATGCTTTTGGTAGGGTTACCTGTATTTCTCTTCTGTTCGGACCTCTTAAACCTCTTCGCTCTATCGCCACCGAAGCCCTCGCATCCTCAcccccaccaccatcatcaccaccatccTCCGCAACAAGAAGTTCGATCAACCCCTGATTTCTCAACACAG AAAACTGGAAGTGCTGGAGGCATCGGTTATGGCAACACCATCAACATCCGTTTCTGCTCCTCCTGTTCTTACgg GGGAACTGCAATGACAATGAAGAAGATGCTGGAGACATCTTTCCCTGGTATTGATGTTATTCCTGCAAATCATCCCCCAAAGCTTCCAAAACGCCTACTTAGCAAAGTGGTACCAGTTGTTCAAGTAGGAGTTATTGGGATTTTAATGGCTGGAGAACAAATTTTCCCTAGGCTGGGGTATATGACACCACCTCCTTGGTACTTCTCTTTGCGTGCGAATAGATTTGGAACCATAGCATCCACTTGGCTTCTTGGCAATGTTGTGCAATCCTTTTTGCAGAGCTCTGGGGCTTTTGAAGTTTACTGCAATGGTGAATTG GTTTTCTCAAAACTGAAGGAGCAGAGGTTCCCTAGTGAATTTGAGTTGAGAGAGCTCGTCAACCAGAAACTGGGGAATTCAAGATTTGTGGATGCTGGACGTGACTGGTCGCATAGAACTGGGGAAATGAAATCCTTCTGA